The following nucleotide sequence is from Peribacillus sp. ACCC06369.
ATTGGTTCCACTAAGCTGACGACCGGCAATAAGAATAACCCTGTATTCGTACCCCAACGGAATGAGCCAGCACCGCCAAAGAAAGAATTCATTGCTTTCTTGCCATTCTTGAACCGTTCCACAACTACGACCTGCATGGCTGCCCACAACGGACCACACATTGTAATATCAGGTCCGATAAAACTCATGATCACATTTCGGCCACCAAAAATTAAATGAGCTCTGTTTGGATTATAGTCCACTTTTTCATCATCCCTGACCTCATCGGATTCAGAAAGCAACGCTTTCGTTTTCAGCACATCCCCGAATACGACTAAATAAGTAGCAAAAACAGCTGGAATCGCACTTAAAAAGAAGGTCATGGCAGGAAATCCCAAACCAAAAACAGTATAGTCTGACCAAAGCGTAGCAAAATCCGGACTGCTGAATCCCCATTGAATATTAGGCCATTTTGCTTCTCCAAAAATCGGGGCTACAAAGACTGCGAGCAAGATAGCTGGCAATATCCCTAAATTCCCTAAAAATACCCAAGCTTTATTTCGCATTTTTAATTTTCCAAAACTTTTTGAGAAAAGTAGATAAAAGGCAAAACCGATACAAATGCTTATTGTATAAGGAAATAAATCAAACTTTCCACCCACTTCGAAAATGGAAACGACAGCACCGATACCAGCTCCTAAAATAATTCCTGATTTGATTGCATTCGGCACTAATCGAACGACCTTACTCGCAAGTCCGGTCATTCCTAGTACTATCGATAAAATACCCAATGTCAATTGAAACGCAACGAGTGCATAGACCCGATCAGGTCCTTCCGGAAATTGCCCGACAAACAATACAAGCAATGGAACCGCCGGTGTAATCCAACCTGGTATAACTGGGTCTCCGAGTAAATGATGTGCTAAATATAATAATCCATTTAAGACAACGACGGCTAGAGCCACATCAAATGGCATACCTAGATGGTCTGCAAGCAGTGTAATCGCTCCAAGGTCAACTGCACACATCAATAGTCCTTGAACATAGTCCGGCCATTCAAACCGATAATGGACAAATGGCAATCTAATTTTAAAGGGTCCCGCAGGTATATATGATGTCTCTTCTCCGTAGCGACGGTTTTTCCATTTCATAATGTTTCCTCCACTTAAATGCCATAGGCTGAACGGTAAATTTTTTCGATATCCCGAACGTTTAATGCACGGGGATTATTCCGCAGCAATCGTACTTGTTTAATGGCTTCGGCAGCCATTTCACTTAAGGCAGATTCAGGAATGTCAAATTGACGAAGTGATTCAGGTATATCCACGTAACGACATATTCTCGTCATCGCTTCTATAGCTTTATCTGCTGCCTCATCATCATTTAAATGATTGACTTTCTCTCCCAGTGCTTCTGCAATGTCACGGAACCTTTCCAAACATGCAATTTTATTCCATTGCATGACATATGGCAGTAATAATGAATTGCTGACTCCATGTGATAAATGGAAGCGGCCTCCAAGCGGATAAGCTAAGGCATGAACAGCTCCAACACCAGCATTTCCAAAAGCTAACCCGGCCATTAGGCTTCCTGTGATCATGGCTTCCCTTGCTTCTAGATGATCTGGCGCAGCGTAAGCCTTTGGTAAATTTTTCGCTATCAACTTCATGGCTCCAATTGCCAAGGCATCCGTCAAGGGCGAGGCGAATTTGGAAATATAAGCCTCCACTGCATGAACCAGTGCATCCACCCCACTCGCTGCCGTCACACTTGGCGGGCAAGTCAGCGTCATGACGGGAGATACGATTGATACATCCGGTAAAAGATACGAACTAACAATTCCCTTCTTAACCTGTTCTTTTTTGTCGGATAGAATCGAAATATTCGTCACTTCAGACCCCGTGCCAGCCGTCGTCGGTATGGCTATTAAAGGAATTCCTGGAACTTCAATTAGGTTCGTGCCAAAATAGGTCTCGATGCTACCTGAATTCGTAGCCATGACAGAAGAGGCTTTGGCAATATCCATCGCACTTCCCCCTCCTACCGCAATCAGCCCATCATGATTTCCATCCCTGATGGACCGTACACATTGCTCAACGATTTCAATTTCCGGTTCAGGATTCACATCCGAAAAAATACCGTATGCTGATGAAAGTAAATCCTCAACCTTTTGCACAACCCCAGCATCCAGTAGAACTTTATCTGTAACGATCAATGGATTCTTCATCCCTAATCGAGTAACCTCTTCAGTCAGCTGTTGTAAAGAATCTGCTCCTGTCACCAATTTGTTAGCCATTGAAAAAATAGAAATATTCATGATTATCTCCCCTTTCAGTTATTACTTATGCATGAATCATGCCAAAGTGAAAACGCTTAATTTATAAGGGAAATAACTTATTCTTTCATGGGTAACCCTATAAAAATGAGTAGAAATCAAATCAAAAAAACTAATTCGATTCGTTTTCTACTCGTATGTGAAATTTTTTCATTTTTTGCACTAAAGCGCTTTGACTGATATCTAAAGATATGGCAGCCGCCCTTGTTGTCCCGTATTTTTTCATCGCTTCCAGTATCAAGGTCCGCTCCAGATCGGAAACGGCTTCCTTCAAGGAATGAGATGTTGGTTTTTTTGATAAGACCGGCTGTATGAAAGATGGTAAATTAGCCAAATCGATCGTATCATCGTAAGTCGTGACAACCAGTCGCTCTGCAAGACTCGCAAGCTCACGTATATTACCAGGCCATGAATAGTTTGTCAGCCATTCATAGCATTCCGGTGTCATCCTTTTCTGTTCATTATATTTTTCATTGAATTTTTTCAAATACATTTCTAAAAGCGGGATCGTTTCTTCCTTTCGCTGGCGCAGTGGCGGAACTTCAAAGGATACAATATTAAGCCGGTAATATAGATCTTCGCGGAAAGATCCTTCTTGAACGAGTGAGGCCAGATCCCGATGAGTTGCAGTAATTAACCTGACATCCACTTCTTTCATTTCGGTGGAACCTACTCTCATAAACTTGTTTTCTTCTACCACTTTCAAAAGTTTGACCTGTAACTCTAAAGGTAAATCCCCTATTTCGTCTAAAAATAACGTACCACCATTCACTTTCTCAAAAATCCCCATTTTCCCATTCTTCAGGGATCCGGTAAATGCTCCCGGTTCGTATCCAAAAAGTTCGGATTCAACCAAGTTCGCTGGGATGGCTCCGCAATTTAATTCAAGGAAAATTTTATCCTTCCTGGAACTTTTCGCATGAATGTACTTAGCGATTAAGCTCTTCCCTACACCCGTTTCCCCCTGTAACAAGATCTTCGCATCCGTTTTAGCTACTTTATCGGCCAGTTTGAATAAAGGAGTTGTAGTAGGCCCAATGATTATTTCCTGCAAATTCACCTGTTCCGAGCCGGGCAATAATTGAGAAATAGGTTGGAAAGATAACTTTTGACTGTCGATTGTGTACTTCATCCGGATTAATTCAGTAATATCCCTTACACTATTTATGACGAAAATGACTTGATTCTGTGGCGAAAGAATAGGTGTGGCAGATACGATTATCTTTCTCCCATTTCGGATTCTTTGTGTCAAAGTGACTTGATTCTTCGTTCGAATAGAGTCCAACGAAGCAGAAACGGATATCATACCCTGCTCAATTAAATAACTCATTGGTTTTCCGATAATTTCCTCTTCTCTTATTCCGGTAATGCGCTGATAAGCTTGATTGATAAATAATGTCGTTCCTTCCCCATCGGTGATATACACGCCATCATACAGGGCATTAAATACAACCCTGCATAGATCACTCTCAAAAAATGCTTGAAATTGTTCATATGGTATAGAGTAATTCCGTATATTTTGTAGCGGTGCATTCACTGTAATGAAATGAGAAATAGGCTTCGTCAAATCACTCTGCTGCACTGCCGCAGATAACGCTTCAATCGTCAGAAATCCGATAAATTCCTCTGAATCGTCCATTACTTCCACTTCATTGCTTCCGACAGGAAAACTTGAAATCGCTTCCTCCACTGTCATATCCGAATAAAACTTAGTCATCCATATCCACTCCTAACCTGATCCTGACTGTCTTTAACATTTGATAGAACGCTTTCTCCTTGATTGGAGTACTCTTTGATAGTCCAGGCGAATTCCTCGCCTTTTCAAATTAAAGAAGGCATAAACATCGTTCTCATTATCTTATATTGTGAGCATTATGTAATGTCCTTTCCTTTTGTATGATACTATATACGACAACCAAAGACACCCAGAATAAGTGCTTCAGCGGTAAGAACATATTCAATCCCCATATGCTTTTTCCGATAAATATGCATGGGTATGACACTGTTATCATACCAAAAAAAGTTTGCCTGAAGTTTTCTATGGCTTGTACAATTGGGACGTGGCTTCCGTTCCAAGCACTCACTATCCGCGGTCGGTCCGGGAGCCTCCTCTACAATCAACTTTGTTTTAACATTTAGATAGAACTCCTTTTGCCTACAGTCCTTTTAAAATAGAAGGATTAAAACTTGAGTTGATGAGGATGCTTTTTGAACATGATTCTATTCAGCGAGATCAACTTGAAATGATTACTTTAGACCAACCGATGCCAGCGAACCATTTGGTTTGTAAAATTGAGACTGCCATTGATTAACCTTGGGCCAAAATTACAAAGGGAATTTTCAAAAGGGGTTCGGAATTTTTTAATTCCGCACCCCTTTTGTTACAAACTGAAACCTAATCCATATTTGGATTAGGTTCTTTGATTTGAATATGGTAAGTTAATTGCTTTCTCTCTAATTCTATGATTAATTTGGAAACCAACCAACCGGTTTTACATCGAGATTAATGTTGATTTGTTTAATTTCCTGGTATTCATCCAAGCCGTATTTTCCTAAACTGCGTCCAATACCGCTCTGTTTGTAACCGCCCCATGGCGCCTCGACATAGGTTGGATGATAATCATTTACCCAGGTGATGCCTGCCCGTACCTTCTTGATCACTCGCAGTCCTTTTGCCCCGTCGTTAGAGAAGACGCCGCCTGCAAGGCCGTAGTCTGAATCATTTGCAAGTTTAATAGCTTCTTCTTCATCTTTAAACTTTTGGATGACAACTACTGGTCCAAAGATTTCCTCTTGTACGATGCGCATGTCAGGCGTTACATCAGTGAAGACAGTCGGTGCAATGAAGAATCCTTTGTCAAGACCGTCATCAACAAGACGGTAACCGCCTGTTGCAAGTGTCGCACCTTCCTGTTTGCCGATTTCAATATAGTTCAAAATGCTATTCATTTGGGCTTCGCTGACAATTGCCCCCATGTGGCTGTCTTCCGCGAGGCCAGGTCCTACTTTGATTTTATTTGCGCGTTCCACATAGCGTTTTACATATTCATCATAAATACTTTCTTCAACTAGAATGCGGCTACCTGATGAACAAACTTGGCCGGCACCGAAGAAGATGCCAAACAATCCGTAATCGACGGCCGTCTCTAAATCTGCATCTGCAAAAACGATGTTAGGTGATTTACCGCCAAGTT
It contains:
- a CDS encoding solute carrier family 23 protein, which produces MKWKNRRYGEETSYIPAGPFKIRLPFVHYRFEWPDYVQGLLMCAVDLGAITLLADHLGMPFDVALAVVVLNGLLYLAHHLLGDPVIPGWITPAVPLLVLFVGQFPEGPDRVYALVAFQLTLGILSIVLGMTGLASKVVRLVPNAIKSGIILGAGIGAVVSIFEVGGKFDLFPYTISICIGFAFYLLFSKSFGKLKMRNKAWVFLGNLGILPAILLAVFVAPIFGEAKWPNIQWGFSSPDFATLWSDYTVFGLGFPAMTFFLSAIPAVFATYLVVFGDVLKTKALLSESDEVRDDEKVDYNPNRAHLIFGGRNVIMSFIGPDITMCGPLWAAMQVVVVERFKNGKKAMNSFFGGAGSFRWGTNTGLFLLPVVSLVEPILGVALALTLLVQGYVSVRVGVMQAKSQRDLGIAGVVAAILVIKGAGMAFAAGILLCALLYGKDFFKGENDNTFTDHEEEEEEEIKAG
- a CDS encoding iron-containing alcohol dehydrogenase, with protein sequence MNISIFSMANKLVTGADSLQQLTEEVTRLGMKNPLIVTDKVLLDAGVVQKVEDLLSSAYGIFSDVNPEPEIEIVEQCVRSIRDGNHDGLIAVGGGSAMDIAKASSVMATNSGSIETYFGTNLIEVPGIPLIAIPTTAGTGSEVTNISILSDKKEQVKKGIVSSYLLPDVSIVSPVMTLTCPPSVTAASGVDALVHAVEAYISKFASPLTDALAIGAMKLIAKNLPKAYAAPDHLEAREAMITGSLMAGLAFGNAGVGAVHALAYPLGGRFHLSHGVSNSLLLPYVMQWNKIACLERFRDIAEALGEKVNHLNDDEAADKAIEAMTRICRYVDIPESLRQFDIPESALSEMAAEAIKQVRLLRNNPRALNVRDIEKIYRSAYGI
- a CDS encoding sigma 54-interacting transcriptional regulator; this encodes MTKFYSDMTVEEAISSFPVGSNEVEVMDDSEEFIGFLTIEALSAAVQQSDLTKPISHFITVNAPLQNIRNYSIPYEQFQAFFESDLCRVVFNALYDGVYITDGEGTTLFINQAYQRITGIREEEIIGKPMSYLIEQGMISVSASLDSIRTKNQVTLTQRIRNGRKIIVSATPILSPQNQVIFVINSVRDITELIRMKYTIDSQKLSFQPISQLLPGSEQVNLQEIIIGPTTTPLFKLADKVAKTDAKILLQGETGVGKSLIAKYIHAKSSRKDKIFLELNCGAIPANLVESELFGYEPGAFTGSLKNGKMGIFEKVNGGTLFLDEIGDLPLELQVKLLKVVEENKFMRVGSTEMKEVDVRLITATHRDLASLVQEGSFREDLYYRLNIVSFEVPPLRQRKEETIPLLEMYLKKFNEKYNEQKRMTPECYEWLTNYSWPGNIRELASLAERLVVTTYDDTIDLANLPSFIQPVLSKKPTSHSLKEAVSDLERTLILEAMKKYGTTRAAAISLDISQSALVQKMKKFHIRVENESN